The DNA window CCATTTATACCTCAAGGAGCCGTCCATACTGCCCACTAGCAGAACTTCTGTTTCCATTTGACCCTCTAGTGTCTGGACATCAATTTGTGTCTGCTCCAAAGCACTATAACGTatatttcttaataaattttcGTCTGTTGCACCATATCTCCAAACCTGAAACAAATCAGAAATACTGTAAAATACAATAACGAAAACTAAGTGATGATTATCAGTAAGAAATTTGGGAATAAAACTCTGATTTAAAGAATGACTAATATTGCAAAAGGAATATGCGTGAGTATTACAGgcaatataaattcatataaaacaGTATAACTCTAGTTTTCTCAATACATATTCTTGAGGGTCACaaaggaaaaagatgaaggtTTGATCCATTAGCGAGATAAACTAAAGGTAGCTCTTAATGGGATAAAAAAAAATCTTGCAGTCCATTTTAGTTAGATTTAGATAAACTAGTGGACTAACATGAATAATTTGTAAATTATGGataaatggaaaatgaaaaggcAACTTATAAATTACCACAAGTTTAGAAGCATGTAACTTATGGAATTCCTCCACAAAGCTATGCCTTCCTCGATCATAACTAAAAGCATTGCCGTTCAACTCTCTAAGATGAAGCAGCTTAGATGCGGGAACCCTGGTTTTTGGACATAACTTGGTCGCCTGCACCCAAAAAGAGCCTAAAAGAAATTGAAGATAGGAAACACACGAAGCTATGTGTCTGTAAGTTAAAAAGTTAGTTGTGAGAATTAATATTGCAAGTATAATggatatgattaaaatatatagTTTTCCAACTGAAAAATTCGAAAAGTCTCAAATACAGAAGCAGATGTATTCAAGCATGaattaatgaattattatttcCTAAGGGAAGAAACCACTTTTTAATGTGAGTTTTGAGTTTCAAAGTGTTGAAGTATGAAAATTAAGTTATTGAAGAAGAATCCGAAGGGGTTACCTGGAGGGAGCTAGAAAGAGGGTTGTTTTGGGATGGCGAAGCATTGGAGAAGGAAGAAGAGCCAGGTATCCGAGGTTTATTGGGGAAGTACCTGTTCTTCTCCGCATCATAGTAGAACCCAGGGAGGTCTGCATTAACATAAAACTCAAATACTATTAGCTGAGTTTTTATTAATTGATTTGGAACAGTGGAATAGGGAAAAAATCTAGGAACCTTGTGGCATGTTTTGGGAGATTGAAAAAACTGCAGAGAAACAAAAATCGCATAAGAAACAGTACGTCGGAGtttaaaagaagaaataaatacGGCTTTAGTTTGGGTTTGGCAGAATTTCAAACTCATACGAAGCGGTGGCCACCGCAGCCacttatgaattatataaatttataatctaCTTCTACGACGAGAGTTCAGTTGCCCTCTCTCGCCAACATATGCCACCGAAAATAATTTCGTATTAGTAACTTTTTTATATTTCGAAATTTGTTCAAAATTGGTCTTCtttgttcagtttcttttagttatttaaataaatccatttaaaaataattacaaatttactccttattttttatatttttatcaattacgATTTTACTACAAAAACAAAACTACAAaatcattttaattcaaattcacccaagatcaaaataaaatgaacttattttcaaaacaaataataatttgaacttaaattgatattattatataaattcatattaaaatagatataacataaataattagtttgttttaatttgtaattttaaattatcttttatatttttgtttaccaTTACAAAGTATATATCTTTTAACAATAATTTCAATTATTACAATTGAATTTTAGCTTTTGTGTTTATTAGTATATTATAAATAGatttcttttactttaaaaaataaataaataaaaattacttttGAGTACGAAAAAGCTAATAATAATTATGACTCATCTTACTTGAGAAAATTttgtattgtaatttttttttgttcgaACTTCTTGTAATGTAACTTAATTTCAAATAAGtcaatacatatataataagattttatcttaataatatttttatgtataacCAAAAAGGAAAATAGTAATGAGATTGAGAAACACTTTTACTATCTTTCCTCATTTTAACAATAACCAACCAACCACAACAACAGTTCCCAATCCCCAGCCTGATTTAGATTACGATAACAGCTTCCCATCCCAGCCCAGCCTTGATTTAGGTTATGATAATCATGTCCTTGTCCATGATCTCCAAGCCTTGCACATCTTACTGGTTAGATATCTAGCTGCTTTAACACCGCCCACAGTCAATACACCAGATACTGCTTGCCTTGCACTTGAAACCATCACTGTTCGCCTCAATGCCTTCTGCATGCACTTTGCAGCCTCTTCTCTTGACCCAAATCCTAACTCATTCCCATTCCCAACCTTACCTGCCCATATTCAACCAAACATAACAAACAATTTCCCTTTGTAAATCAATCTACTTCACCAACTTACCTAGTagcagtatttaaaaaaaaatgctttCAAGACTAGGGGGGCTAATGTAAGCGGTCACTTACCAGATTCACTGATTACTTTCTTCTTCCCTATCTTCATCCCCATTTGGCTTCTAACAGTTGGAGGAAGGAAAGATATGTGCGAGTGAGTCACTGGTAAGCCACAATCCTGATTTCAACCAAGAATATTTCAATATCAATAGTCTCACAGAGAATGTTATTCCATATGCAATTCAAAAGCCCCAAAGGTCTGGCATGAAATATATGATAACTTTTCCATAAAAGTTAAGTCATTTAGTAAAGCTTCTTATCAATACCATTTACGGGCAATTCCCTCTATGAGGTGAAATCAACAAATACGGGAAACAAGAAATTACCATCTTCATACCTACACAACAACCTAAAATAACATTAAAGAAAAACCAAATTCatgtaattaaaaccatgcaagCAGTAAGTGTTAGTGCATATAAAATAACTTCAGTATTTGCCCCATTTTTAACTATTAAAAGAGCTTGGATAAAAGCAGAGAATGCAGAGACTTCATTTCTGGCAGAGCTTTACTGTTTTACTCGGAACTTATTTAAGTATGTGAGCAATAAATGATACCAACTTTGGGTtctttaatttgaatttatataaaccTGAGATATATTTGCAAGTTGATTTTTAGATGATGAGAATCTTAAAAAGTCTTTGCCTTCATACTCTTCAAGAAACGGCTTATACATGGACTGGAATAAATCAAACTGCCCTTGTACGATCTTCTTCACCTGAATCAAGAAAATATCCCTCTTACAgcataatgaaataaataccagatttttatcaaaaaaataaataaataaataccagaTTAAATGAAAATTGAACAAAGAAGCAGtggaaaatttactaaaaaaaaggaaatttcaGAAGTTATTCCCCAACTTTGATTAACAAAACCAATGTAAATTTCAGAAGATGAATTGCACAATCGACAGCTAAATATTTCCCTTCAAATTTCCTCCTTAAACAAACTTAAGTTTTACCTTATTTCGGTCCTCTGCAAAAAGCATACGCACGTCACCCATGTATGACAGGCTACATATTTTGGCATAAAGGTCTTCCTACATGAACACGGAGTTGATTATAATATATCTGGTAATATGAGATTTCTAAGAGGAAAAAACAGCAACAGAGCAAACCTCTGTGAATTTGGGTGGTAAGAGGAGGAGAGCAGCAGACACCGCAGCTCGAAGGTTAACTGAGTTTATAGTTTCAATGTCCAGGTTATCCACAAGCATATTTACCTAAAAAAACAAAGGTAAAAGAATACTGCAATAAATGGTGAATATGCTTCTACAAAAATGCCGAATGATTCACCTTCATTTGGCAAACAAGAAAACAAGGGTGATTTTAACATTAGACAAGCTTTACAAGACAGTTAACAATTAGTTACAACTCACAAAAAGTATCCATTTTTGCAGTActtttttgaaagaaatataacACAAGATACTGAGGAAAAAAAGAATCAGATAAAACACACCGGTTTTTGCAAACGACCACTCAAGTAGAAGCTCTCCCAATTTAGTATGTCTTGGATCAAGTCATGCATTCTAACAACTCCATATTTCAACATCTGCCATCCACAATAAAGCCAAAGTGTGGGGCAATTAAGATTTAAACGAAATCAATGTGTGTATACACCTATAATCCATTTCAGTAATCATATTAAACTTAagatctcaaataattaaaactcaattacCTTGTTATTCCAAGTAACATACGGGTTGAAATGTACTCCTACTCCTAATTTGTCTGCAACATTAGTAATCTACAAACCAACAAACTGTAGTGTGAGTTGAtgggaaacaaaaaataaaactgTACCGATGaatgtgagagagagagagagagagagagggagagagagagagagagagagaaccaGTTTCGCCCCACCGAGAAGCACCATCCATGAGGCGTAATGATCTGCATTCATTTTTAGATTCTAGTTGGGAGAAAGACAAAATAGATTAGATAGATGAAAATATAAGGGAAAATCACAATGTAAAGAATTGTGAAGTAGTAGTGACATagcttaaaatatgaaaatctcaCCTCGGAATGCCATTGCAGGGGGTCAGACACGCCGAGTATGTAATCTACCATGGTTGACtggaaaagcaaaaaaaaaagtaaataaaaaaatacaaaggtGAAATGCAAGAAATACAGAATTATGGTGAAACAGAAGAACCTTGCCAGGATCGGTTGAATGAAGAGTCGAGCCATAGACGCAGCAAAAGTCAACCGGAGGAATAGCATTGAGAAAACTCAATAGATGAGAATGAGTTGTGTCCTTATTATCCATTTTTTCTACTTTCGGTGGTGAAGAAGAAAAGAGTTGGATTGGATTGAACTCCAATATTAGCTAGGTTTGTTGAATGAAGATCAATGTAAGAACCTTGCTACAGCTTACAcgagtaaaaaaagaaaagaaaaggtccTAAACCAAATAGGCTATTTAAAATAGAAGCGTAAAGTACCTATCTCATTTTGAAATTGAGAGGCGAGAGAGAACTATCTCGTCCGGCGTAATAGCTTCCGTTTGGGTTGGAATATGGGTTTGGCAGTTTTCTGTAAACAGGGGCGAATTTTGGGGGCGGGGCTGGCAGGGGGCCAGCactctaaattttgaaaattttcattttaacccttcaaggtttttaaaattttattctaacactataattaatgtttaaaaatatgataatttgtcTTTGGCCCTCAAAGTTCTCAAACGctttttagcttgatttttttatagaatttataaattgtatgataaattaatattgtttttaatttaatttgataaattaatataaaatagtatttaaatattattttggtaaaaaataagtttaaataattagaatatctaaatataaaaaacttaaataaatgcaTAATCTTATACAAATGGAACTTTACTTTTtctttgtaaatattaatttggGATGTGCTGAGACTTCTTTAAACTATTAACTTTATACAAATATCACGATTCCCTTATAAATAGTTATGGCTTTCTAACTTCTCATTTAATCTAGAAATTATCTGCACAATTTCCGAGTATACCTGATGATAGGTAAATTATTcgtctgaatttaaaaattccttTGATAAGTAAGAGTGTTTtgataaaaacataaattcaaaaatgagtttagacaaaaaataaaaataaaactcgtTTTTTAAATTGGTCGAGCCTTGAATAGGATTTTTTCTCCTGCCCGACCTAAATAAgttgttttattgttattttgttgttgttttgctatcatttttctattatactgttattatgttattattatttgaatattatataactcatattttattgttagaTTTGTTACTATTTTTGagacatttgcttattaagttgtaactatcttagtgttaactattattattttaatatatttttaatttattgaaaatatatttattttaatatttttgatgtttttgatgtaatttatttttatataaaagaataatCTAAAAAAGCTAATATAAATAGATTAGGTCGGACTCGtgtttgacatttttttaatttag is part of the Gossypium hirsutum isolate 1008001.06 chromosome D11, Gossypium_hirsutum_v2.1, whole genome shotgun sequence genome and encodes:
- the LOC107941887 gene encoding phosphatidate cytidylyltransferase, mitochondrial isoform X2, whose translation is MDNKDTTHSHLLSFLNAIPPVDFCCVYGSTLHSTDPGKSTMVDYILGVSDPLQWHSENLKMNADHYASWMVLLGGAKLITNVADKLGVGVHFNPYVTWNNKVNMLVDNLDIETINSVNLRAAVSAALLLLPPKFTEEDLYAKICSLSYMGDVRMLFAEDRNKVKKIVQGQFDLFQSMYKPFLEEYEGKDFLRFSSSKNQLANISQDCGLPVTHSHISFLPPTVRSQMGMKIGKKKVISESGKVGNGNELGFGSREEAAKCMQKALRRTVMVSSARQAVSGVLTVGGVKAARYLTSKMCKAWRSWTRT
- the LOC107941887 gene encoding phosphatidate cytidylyltransferase, mitochondrial isoform X1 produces the protein MDNKDTTHSHLLSFLNAIPPVDFCCVYGSTLHSTDPGKSTMVDYILGVSDPLQWHSENLKMNADHYASWMVLLGGAKLITNVADKLGVGVHFNPYVTWNNKMLKYGVVRMHDLIQDILNWESFYLSGRLQKPVNMLVDNLDIETINSVNLRAAVSAALLLLPPKFTEEDLYAKICSLSYMGDVRMLFAEDRNKVKKIVQGQFDLFQSMYKPFLEEYEGKDFLRFSSSKNQLANISQDCGLPVTHSHISFLPPTVRSQMGMKIGKKKVISESGKVGNGNELGFGSREEAAKCMQKALRRTVMVSSARQAVSGVLTVGGVKAARYLTSKMCKAWRSWTRT